The Rhododendron vialii isolate Sample 1 chromosome 6a, ASM3025357v1 genome includes a window with the following:
- the LOC131329843 gene encoding putative F-box/FBD/LRR-repeat protein At3g49030, producing MLSFFGGFNLNFLNDFLGCSPNLEALVLEGNRFSSTKSWSPPLRVPHCLLFNLKGVEFLYLRRENQEFEVIEYLLRNAEVLKKMTVDCQHSHIWQIAQVPRASKTCILNLL from the exons ATGTTAAGTTTCTTTGG AGGCTTCAACTTGAATTTTCTGAATGACTTTCTTGGGTGCTCGCCTAATCTCGAAGCACTTGTTCTTGAG GGAAATAGATTTTCTTCAACCAAATCCTGGAGCCCACCTCTGAGAGTGCCTCATTGTTTGTTATTCAATCTCAAGGGAGTTGAGTTTCTTTACTTACGTAGAGAAAACCAAGAGTTTGAAGTGATAGAATATTTGCTGAGAAATGCAGAAGTTCTGAAGAAAATGACAGTTGATTGTCAGCATTCACATATCTGGCAGATAGCACAAGTTCCAAGGGCATCAAAGACCTGTATTCTTAATCTCCTTTAA